A section of the Metabacillus endolithicus genome encodes:
- the mntR gene encoding transcriptional regulator MntR, producing the protein MPTPSMEDYIEQIYLLIEDKGYARVSDIAEALAVHPSSVTKMVQKLDKDEYLIYEKYRGLVLTNKGKKTGKRLVYRHELLEQFLTIIGVDQDKIYNDVEGIEHHLSWNAIDRIGDLVQYFEEKEERIQSLRNIQKNNEE; encoded by the coding sequence ATGCCAACACCAAGTATGGAAGATTATATTGAACAAATATATTTACTTATTGAAGATAAAGGATATGCACGTGTTTCTGATATCGCAGAAGCATTGGCTGTTCATCCCTCCTCCGTTACAAAAATGGTTCAGAAATTAGATAAAGATGAGTATTTAATTTATGAGAAATATCGTGGACTCGTGTTAACGAATAAAGGGAAGAAAACAGGAAAACGACTAGTTTATCGCCATGAGCTGTTAGAGCAGTTTTTAACTATTATCGGCGTTGATCAGGATAAGATATATAATGATGTTGAAGGTATTGAGCATCATCTCAGTTGGAATGCGATCGATCGTATTGGAGATCTTGTTCAATATTTTGAAGAAAAAGAAGAGAGAATTCAATCACTACGGAATATACAAAAAAATAATGAAGAATAA
- a CDS encoding lipoate--protein ligase family protein: MIKEVWRYIDSGNCSPAYNMALDEALLEWHSEGKIPPTIRFYGWNPATLSIGYFQKVEKEIDLEAVKKYGLGFVRRPTGGRGVLHDRELTYSVIVSEEHPEMPKTVTEAYRVISEGILEGFKNLGLDAYFAIPRTDEEKAGLKSPRSAVCFDAPSWYELVVEGRKVAGSAQTRQKGVILQHGSILLDLDEDMLFDLFKYPNDRVKERMQRAFKNKAVATNELRDEPVTIDEAKKAFKEGFEKGLDIELEPYTLTSEEEAYVNEIAKKKYESDEWNFKR, encoded by the coding sequence ATGATTAAAGAAGTTTGGAGATACATTGATTCTGGTAATTGTTCACCAGCATATAATATGGCTTTGGATGAAGCGCTTTTAGAATGGCATAGTGAAGGAAAGATTCCTCCAACAATACGGTTTTATGGTTGGAATCCGGCAACTCTTTCAATTGGATATTTTCAAAAGGTAGAAAAAGAAATTGATTTAGAAGCTGTAAAAAAATATGGTCTAGGGTTTGTGAGAAGACCAACAGGTGGAAGAGGAGTACTTCACGACCGGGAACTTACATATAGTGTCATTGTTTCTGAGGAGCACCCTGAAATGCCTAAAACTGTAACAGAGGCTTACAGAGTGATATCTGAAGGGATACTAGAAGGCTTTAAAAACCTTGGTCTTGATGCGTATTTTGCAATACCACGTACAGATGAAGAAAAGGCTGGCTTGAAATCACCTCGCTCGGCTGTTTGCTTCGATGCCCCATCATGGTATGAGCTTGTTGTTGAGGGGCGTAAAGTTGCAGGAAGTGCACAAACACGTCAAAAGGGTGTGATCCTTCAGCATGGATCGATACTACTAGATCTTGATGAAGATATGTTATTTGACTTATTCAAGTATCCTAATGATCGTGTGAAAGAGAGAATGCAGCGTGCTTTTAAAAATAAAGCAGTGGCGACAAATGAGCTTCGAGATGAACCAGTTACAATTGATGAGGCGAAAAAGGCATTTAAAGAAGGCTTTGAAAAGGGCCTTGATATAGAGCTTGAGCCTTATACATTAACAAGTGAAGAAGAAGCTTATGTAAATGAAATTGCTAAGAAAAAGTATGAAAGTGATGAGTGGAATTTTAAAAGGTAA